One segment of Psychromonas sp. psych-6C06 DNA contains the following:
- a CDS encoding SulP family inorganic anion transporter, with protein MFKKIKINWISNVRGDLLAGIVVALALIPEAIAFSLIAGVDPKVGLYASFCICVVIAFSGARPGMISAATGAMALLMVTLVKDHGLEYLLAASLLTGVIQILIGYLKLADLMRLVSRSVITGFVNALAILIFLAQLPELTDVTWHVYAMTGFGLAIIYLFPYIPTIGKVIPSPLVCIVALTVVASYTGMEIRTVGDMGNLPDSLPIFLWPDVPLTLETLQIILPYSLALAIVGLLESMMTATIVDDLTDTDSDKNKECKGQGIANISASLMGGMAGCAMIGQSIINIKSGGRGRLSTLSAGVFLLIMVLFMDQWLKQVPMAALVAVMIMVAISTFSWNSIIDIKRHSMPANVVMISTVVVVVVTHNLAIGVLIGVVLASLFYANNSRSIMAVSDEVIKEGEHMTHKVHGQIFFASSDHFYEMFDFEEVADKITLDFTSAHFWDITAVASLDKLILKFRKLGASVDIVGMNEESSALIDKFAIYDKPDKLAKVGTGH; from the coding sequence ATGTTTAAAAAAATCAAAATTAACTGGATCTCAAATGTCCGAGGCGATCTGCTTGCTGGCATTGTCGTCGCACTCGCCTTAATTCCAGAAGCTATTGCATTTTCTCTCATTGCAGGGGTTGATCCGAAAGTAGGCTTGTATGCTTCATTTTGTATCTGTGTTGTTATCGCCTTTAGCGGTGCGCGTCCTGGAATGATTTCGGCAGCCACCGGTGCCATGGCATTGCTGATGGTCACGCTCGTTAAAGATCATGGTCTCGAATACCTGTTAGCTGCTTCCTTGTTGACAGGAGTCATACAAATTTTAATCGGTTATCTGAAGCTTGCCGATCTAATGAGGCTTGTATCACGATCTGTAATAACAGGTTTCGTTAATGCCCTGGCCATTCTTATTTTCCTGGCTCAGCTTCCCGAACTGACCGATGTGACCTGGCATGTCTATGCTATGACCGGCTTCGGCTTAGCTATTATCTATCTGTTTCCTTATATTCCTACTATCGGAAAAGTCATTCCTTCTCCTTTAGTATGCATAGTGGCCTTAACGGTTGTCGCTAGCTATACAGGCATGGAAATACGGACCGTTGGTGATATGGGGAATTTACCCGATTCACTTCCTATCTTTCTATGGCCGGATGTACCTTTAACATTAGAGACACTGCAGATTATCCTGCCTTATTCACTCGCATTAGCTATTGTCGGGTTGCTTGAATCTATGATGACAGCGACCATAGTAGATGATTTAACCGATACCGATAGTGACAAGAACAAAGAATGTAAGGGGCAGGGGATTGCGAATATTAGTGCTTCATTGATGGGTGGTATGGCAGGCTGCGCCATGATCGGACAATCTATTATTAATATTAAATCAGGGGGACGCGGGCGCTTGTCGACTCTAAGCGCAGGAGTGTTCCTCTTGATTATGGTGCTGTTTATGGATCAATGGCTCAAACAGGTGCCCATGGCGGCACTCGTTGCGGTGATGATCATGGTTGCGATCAGCACCTTCTCCTGGAATTCCATTATTGATATTAAGCGTCATAGCATGCCTGCTAATGTCGTTATGATCTCAACTGTTGTGGTAGTTGTCGTGACTCATAATTTAGCGATTGGTGTGTTGATAGGGGTGGTGCTGGCTTCACTTTTCTATGCTAATAATAGCCGAAGTATTATGGCCGTCAGTGATGAGGTGATTAAGGAAGGAGAACATATGACGCATAAGGTTCATGGACAGATCTTTTTTGCATCATCGGATCACTTCTATGAGATGTTTGATTTTGAAGAGGTGGCAGATAAAATTACCTTAGATTTCACCTCTGCTCATTTCTGGGATATAACTGCTGTGGCTTCACTAGATAAGCTAATATTAAAGTTTAGAAAGCTAGGTGCAAGTGTTGATATTGTTGGCATGAATGAAGAGAGCTCTGCCCTTATAGATAAATTCGCTATTTATGATAAACCTGACAAGCTTGCTAAAGTCGGGACGGGTCATTAA
- a CDS encoding Ig-like domain-containing protein: MVIKSIFFYVLLTFSLNAQSTTYTVTTDSDQGAGSLRYFIEKANANPGEDIIEIPASYNAQSPISPNLGEVPSGQTDNRMTITDDIIIRGLGDDYVHINDHQRWVSDTGSFNTGYPDDPNNLVLRSSGLLFDINPRNTAGRTIDVTIENVWAEHMSGFIFSDNANVTLNNVILYRIVPRQGEASIMSTQDGSVTIKDSFIFENLGPRSAPTLIFNSDVFIENTAFESNGPLVESTASHVIQVSQDSSGSSTTAVIKDSIFKGLFNSTFRFNEADAQIINTLFDGRDANRGWPIYVNKGKLTLTNSTLYYPTITKNVDPATYKATHIELINSAQLIANNNLLVIIDGANNVGSAIYPTDWDDTTIYPLSENNNNFISTPGVDDTPNTGLSLAGCVTTNCFVPNTLSIALVDKGDDAKALYADGSSITSDYLKQTRPQGVSIDIGAFEKHESLYAHPDSYEVDQDTKLIVSSQDGVLKNDTNENSAAATLDQDALYGSVTLNADGSFEYQPDADYYGNDEFYYSINTSQAKVSITILSTGWTLIPNNAAPIANNDSYSLYADSIDTIVAPGVLFNDTDDANTQDPFYAGLTARIYKQPMHGSVTLKESGEFIYTPEPGFIGDDSFEYDVTDIGSRHSYPATVNLHVQAGVPHGGKVIAGTTNGGSLNIWGLITLIFVLVIRMRKSLIALLLSTLLPFASIAKAETQGEFYASINPGVSLLSPDIEHGGWSQSNDERFSIGASIGYQFDTNMSLQLTYRWLNSADLNANYIQYTDMSIDYQNYSVNGIYRVTQLWGEQFSPYASIGLGYLDVSSSNIAFEVDKNVHPNFGLGVNLIELGEFKSDLFWNYLSGDVQTVELAFIYKFL; this comes from the coding sequence ATGGTTATAAAATCGATATTTTTCTACGTATTACTCACCTTCTCGTTAAACGCTCAATCTACCACCTACACAGTCACTACAGATAGTGATCAAGGCGCAGGCTCACTTCGATATTTCATCGAAAAGGCCAATGCTAATCCAGGGGAAGATATTATCGAAATACCGGCTTCATATAATGCACAATCACCTATTTCGCCTAATTTGGGTGAAGTCCCTTCAGGTCAAACCGACAACCGAATGACAATTACTGATGATATTATCATTCGAGGATTAGGCGATGATTATGTCCACATTAATGACCATCAACGCTGGGTTTCTGATACTGGCTCATTTAATACTGGTTATCCGGATGATCCTAACAATCTGGTTCTAAGATCATCTGGTCTTTTATTTGACATTAATCCTCGAAATACCGCAGGGCGCACCATCGATGTCACCATTGAAAATGTGTGGGCAGAACACATGTCAGGTTTTATCTTTTCCGATAACGCTAATGTAACACTCAATAACGTTATCCTATATAGGATAGTGCCTAGGCAAGGAGAGGCATCCATCATGTCTACTCAAGATGGCTCTGTTACAATAAAAGATTCATTTATATTCGAAAATCTTGGTCCAAGATCAGCACCTACCCTTATTTTTAATAGTGATGTTTTTATTGAAAATACGGCTTTTGAATCTAATGGACCATTGGTTGAAAGCACTGCCAGTCATGTTATTCAAGTTAGTCAAGATAGTTCAGGCAGCAGCACAACGGCAGTCATCAAAGATAGTATATTTAAAGGCTTATTTAATTCTACTTTTAGATTTAATGAAGCTGATGCACAAATTATAAATACTTTATTTGATGGAAGGGATGCTAATAGAGGTTGGCCAATCTATGTCAATAAAGGAAAATTGACGCTAACCAATAGTACGCTGTATTACCCGACTATTACTAAAAATGTAGACCCTGCTACTTACAAAGCGACCCATATAGAGTTAATCAATAGTGCTCAGCTTATAGCCAATAACAATCTACTCGTTATAATCGATGGTGCAAATAATGTTGGCTCTGCAATTTATCCAACTGATTGGGACGATACAACTATTTACCCATTATCAGAGAACAACAATAACTTTATTTCGACACCTGGTGTCGATGACACCCCAAATACTGGCCTGTCACTTGCAGGGTGCGTTACAACTAATTGTTTCGTTCCAAACACGCTTTCAATAGCGCTTGTTGATAAAGGCGACGACGCTAAAGCGCTATATGCCGATGGAAGCTCAATCACATCAGATTACCTCAAGCAAACCCGCCCACAGGGGGTGAGTATCGACATTGGCGCATTCGAAAAACATGAATCTCTTTATGCTCACCCAGATAGCTATGAGGTTGATCAAGATACTAAGTTGATTGTATCTAGCCAAGATGGAGTGCTTAAAAATGATACCAATGAAAATTCAGCAGCCGCTACATTAGACCAAGATGCTTTGTATGGAAGTGTCACATTGAATGCAGACGGCAGTTTTGAGTATCAACCTGATGCTGACTATTATGGCAATGATGAATTTTATTATTCAATCAATACTAGCCAAGCAAAAGTATCAATAACAATTCTCTCCACTGGTTGGACCCTTATCCCTAACAATGCAGCGCCAATTGCGAATAATGATAGCTACTCACTTTACGCAGACAGTATTGATACCATTGTTGCACCAGGTGTGTTGTTTAACGATACAGATGATGCGAATACACAAGATCCTTTTTATGCCGGTTTAACTGCACGAATCTATAAACAACCAATGCATGGGTCGGTAACACTTAAGGAGAGTGGTGAATTTATTTACACTCCTGAACCTGGTTTTATAGGCGATGATAGCTTTGAATATGATGTTACAGATATTGGATCAAGACATAGTTACCCTGCTACTGTCAATCTTCATGTGCAAGCTGGTGTTCCTCATGGGGGGAAAGTCATTGCAGGAACCACGAATGGCGGGTCTTTGAATATTTGGGGATTGATTACACTTATATTTGTTTTAGTTATCAGAATGAGAAAATCGCTAATTGCATTACTGCTAAGCACATTGCTTCCCTTTGCAAGCATCGCAAAAGCCGAGACACAAGGTGAGTTTTATGCCTCTATCAACCCTGGTGTTTCACTTCTTTCTCCAGATATCGAACATGGAGGCTGGTCTCAGTCAAATGACGAAAGATTTTCAATTGGCGCCTCTATCGGTTATCAATTCGACACAAATATGAGCCTGCAACTCACTTATCGGTGGCTAAATAGTGCCGACTTGAATGCTAATTACATACAATACACAGACATGAGCATCGATTATCAAAATTACAGTGTAAACGGTATTTATCGTGTGACACAGCTATGGGGAGAGCAATTTTCTCCCTATGCAAGTATTGGACTGGGTTATTTAGATGTAAGTTCTAGTAATATAGCTTTTGAGGTAGACAAAAATGTACATCCTAATTTCGGGTTAGGCGTTAACCTAATTGAATTAGGAGAGTTCAAATCTGATTTGTTTTGGAATTACCTTTCAGGTGATGTTCAAACTGTTGAACTCGCCTTTATTTATAAATTTTTATAA
- a CDS encoding DEAD/DEAH box helicase yields MSVDAIGLSSELLKAVKACGYKTLTPVQQQAIPMIRSGVDLLASAQTGTGKTAAFSLPILDLIAKNSNDLAATNHTIKALILTPTRELALQVAKNIQEYSQFMPITSGVVTGGANADPQIKMLKNGVDILIATPGRLLEHLNARHVNLTHIKHLVLDEADRMLDMGFLTDIQQLLEVMKQKHQTVMFSATFSAKVKTLANQLLHTPKTIEVSPSNSTSGKVKQQVYWVSEARKRELLSELIGVKNWKQVLVFAGTKESANLLAKELKLDGIKAALCHGDKTQGARNKAIEQFAQGSVRVLVATDVAARGLDIPDLPYVVNFHLPFLAEDYVHRIGRTGRAGKTGMAVSLVSPKDEQFLDNIETLIGRQFERIIYPGYEINDPFDVDAKGTEKPLKKSRYKATQEHNQMIARKKAENTPAAIRRAKAKKRKQR; encoded by the coding sequence ATGAGTGTTGATGCAATTGGTTTATCTTCAGAATTATTAAAAGCGGTGAAAGCGTGTGGTTATAAAACCTTAACCCCCGTTCAACAACAAGCGATCCCAATGATTCGTTCCGGTGTAGACCTATTAGCCAGCGCACAAACCGGAACAGGTAAAACCGCGGCATTTAGCTTACCAATTTTAGATTTAATCGCTAAAAACAGTAATGATTTAGCGGCAACAAATCACACTATTAAAGCATTAATACTCACACCAACACGTGAACTGGCACTGCAAGTTGCCAAAAACATTCAAGAATACAGCCAATTTATGCCAATCACCTCCGGCGTTGTTACCGGTGGTGCAAATGCAGATCCGCAAATAAAAATGCTAAAAAACGGTGTCGATATTCTCATTGCAACACCGGGGCGCTTACTTGAGCACCTCAATGCTCGCCACGTAAACCTGACGCATATTAAACATTTAGTACTTGATGAAGCTGATCGCATGCTCGATATGGGCTTTTTAACTGATATTCAACAGTTACTCGAAGTGATGAAACAGAAACACCAAACCGTCATGTTCTCTGCAACCTTCTCAGCAAAAGTTAAAACCTTAGCAAACCAATTGCTACATACGCCTAAAACGATTGAAGTATCACCTTCTAATTCAACATCAGGCAAAGTAAAGCAGCAAGTTTACTGGGTATCAGAAGCGCGTAAACGAGAGCTTTTATCAGAACTAATCGGCGTTAAAAATTGGAAACAAGTACTGGTATTTGCCGGTACCAAAGAGAGCGCTAATTTACTCGCTAAAGAGTTAAAGCTAGATGGTATAAAAGCAGCCCTTTGCCATGGAGATAAAACCCAAGGTGCACGTAATAAAGCGATAGAACAATTTGCTCAAGGTAGCGTGCGCGTTTTAGTGGCGACGGATGTAGCGGCTCGAGGCTTAGATATTCCAGACCTTCCCTATGTGGTTAACTTCCACCTTCCCTTTCTTGCAGAAGATTACGTTCACCGAATCGGACGTACAGGTCGCGCAGGAAAAACAGGCATGGCAGTTTCACTCGTTAGCCCTAAAGATGAGCAATTCTTAGATAATATCGAAACACTCATTGGTCGTCAGTTTGAACGTATCATCTACCCTGGCTATGAGATAAATGACCCATTTGATGTAGATGCTAAAGGGACAGAAAAACCACTTAAGAAAAGTCGCTACAAAGCAACACAGGAGCATAACCAAATGATTGCCCGTAAAAAGGCAGAAAATACCCCTGCAGCCATACGCCGTGCTAAAGCGAAAAAACGTAAACAACGCTAA
- a CDS encoding sensor histidine kinase, translating to MELIFSLLQQLSVYLVLAYLLSKTPLFMPLTMLSGRLSQRLACYVIFSLFCVLGTYFGLAIENAIANTRAIGAVMGGLLGGPVVGFAVGLTGGIHRYSMGGFTDVACAISTTAEGLLGGLVHLYYMRRGLVDKIFNPLLALVVLLVAEVMQMSIILAVAQPYEQALTLVQTIALPMIIANSLGAALFMSIIQDRKTIYEKYSASFSSKAMRIAERTVGILSSGFNRENTQKVVQIIYEETGVGAVSITDRDQIMAFKGIGADHHLPGTTISSKHTKQAIENAEIIFADGYEVAYQCSLSPHCKLGAALIIPLLGSENQVLGTIKLYEPKQKLFSSLNRSLGEGLAKLLSNQILNSRYLEQQTLLSQAELRLLQAQVNPHFLFNALNTISAVIRQDPDKARQLIQHLSQFFRRNLKHNIETVTLEDELKHIHAYLEIELARFSDRLTVNLNIDTPLLMQWVPTFTLQPLVENAIKHGTSTLLEDGIIDVVGYREDDIVVLKVIDNAGTYCLSEKELQAGLGLQIVDKRIKNRFGEQYGLTLSCEANRSTCAQIRFPYHEDK from the coding sequence ATGGAACTTATCTTTTCATTATTACAGCAACTTAGCGTCTATTTAGTACTCGCATATCTGCTCAGTAAAACGCCATTGTTTATGCCATTAACGATGTTGTCAGGACGTTTATCGCAACGACTTGCTTGTTATGTGATTTTTAGTCTTTTTTGTGTGCTTGGCACCTATTTTGGTTTAGCGATTGAAAACGCCATTGCCAATACGCGCGCGATTGGCGCTGTCATGGGCGGATTATTAGGTGGTCCCGTTGTTGGTTTTGCGGTGGGGTTAACGGGCGGAATACACCGATATTCTATGGGTGGGTTTACCGATGTTGCCTGCGCTATTTCGACGACGGCAGAGGGTTTACTTGGTGGTTTAGTGCACCTTTATTACATGCGCCGTGGATTGGTTGATAAAATCTTTAATCCACTGTTGGCCTTAGTGGTGTTATTGGTGGCCGAGGTGATGCAAATGTCGATCATTCTGGCAGTGGCACAACCCTATGAGCAAGCCTTAACGTTAGTCCAGACCATTGCTTTACCGATGATTATTGCAAACTCATTAGGCGCAGCACTGTTTATGAGTATTATTCAGGACAGGAAAACGATTTATGAAAAGTATTCCGCTTCTTTTTCTAGTAAGGCGATGCGCATTGCTGAACGCACGGTGGGTATTTTAAGCAGTGGTTTTAACCGTGAAAATACTCAAAAAGTCGTGCAGATAATTTATGAAGAAACGGGCGTTGGGGCGGTGTCTATTACCGACCGTGATCAAATCATGGCTTTTAAAGGCATCGGGGCCGATCATCATCTACCCGGTACCACAATTTCTTCTAAACATACCAAACAAGCGATAGAAAATGCAGAGATTATTTTTGCTGATGGTTATGAGGTCGCTTATCAATGTTCTTTAAGTCCTCACTGTAAATTGGGGGCCGCCCTGATTATTCCCTTACTGGGTAGCGAAAATCAAGTATTAGGCACAATTAAACTGTATGAGCCGAAGCAAAAGTTGTTTTCATCTCTTAATCGCAGTTTAGGGGAGGGGCTTGCAAAATTACTTTCTAATCAAATTTTAAACAGCCGTTACCTTGAACAACAAACTTTACTCAGTCAGGCCGAACTGCGTTTGTTACAGGCGCAGGTTAACCCGCATTTTTTATTTAATGCATTGAATACGATCAGTGCGGTGATCCGTCAAGATCCTGATAAAGCGAGACAGCTAATCCAACACTTATCGCAATTTTTTCGCCGTAATTTAAAACATAATATTGAAACGGTGACACTTGAAGATGAGTTAAAGCACATTCACGCATATCTTGAAATTGAGTTAGCACGTTTTTCCGATAGGTTAACGGTAAACCTGAATATTGACACGCCACTATTGATGCAATGGGTACCCACATTTACCTTGCAACCTTTAGTGGAAAATGCGATTAAACATGGTACATCAACCTTACTTGAAGATGGCATTATTGATGTAGTAGGTTACCGCGAAGACGATATTGTGGTGCTAAAGGTTATCGATAATGCGGGCACCTATTGTTTAAGCGAAAAAGAGTTACAGGCAGGCTTAGGTTTACAAATAGTCGATAAACGTATTAAAAATCGCTTTGGTGAGCAGTATGGTTTGACGCTTTCTTGCGAAGCAAACCGCTCAACCTGTGCACAAATTCGCTTCCCGTATCATGAGGATAAATAA
- the btsR gene encoding two-component system response regulator BtsR has product MNLTAIVIDDEQYARDELMALLDEQNEIEIEVVATCQNAIEGLKQVNKLKPDLIFLDIQMPQINGIEMLSMLDQDTLPKVIFVTAYDEYALQAFEDNAFDYILKPIEPCRLKKTLKRVKGATQMADYQPLTSEPLSLIPCAGFNRYLLLKPCEIEVAYSDQSGVHIICDKADNSAHKSCTLSLKVLEEKTELLRCHRQYLIHPDAIREIRMLDNSLAEIITNSGAVAPVSRRYLKILKERFQLS; this is encoded by the coding sequence ATGAACTTAACCGCGATTGTCATTGATGATGAACAGTATGCTCGTGATGAGTTAATGGCGCTATTAGATGAACAAAATGAAATAGAAATAGAGGTTGTCGCGACCTGTCAAAATGCGATTGAGGGGCTTAAACAAGTCAATAAACTAAAACCAGATCTCATTTTCTTAGATATTCAGATGCCCCAAATCAACGGCATTGAGATGCTAAGTATGTTAGACCAAGATACCTTACCAAAAGTTATTTTTGTCACCGCCTACGATGAGTATGCTCTGCAGGCTTTTGAAGATAACGCCTTTGATTATATATTAAAGCCAATTGAACCTTGTCGCTTAAAGAAAACCTTAAAGCGCGTTAAAGGCGCGACACAAATGGCGGATTATCAGCCACTAACCAGCGAGCCATTATCATTGATCCCCTGTGCAGGTTTTAATCGTTATCTGTTACTTAAACCCTGTGAAATAGAAGTTGCCTACAGTGATCAATCTGGTGTGCATATTATCTGTGATAAAGCGGATAACAGTGCACATAAAAGTTGTACGTTAAGCTTAAAAGTATTAGAAGAGAAAACCGAATTATTGCGTTGTCACCGTCAGTATTTGATCCACCCTGATGCTATTCGGGAAATTCGTATGCTTGATAATTCATTAGCTGAAATTATTACCAATAGTGGGGCAGTTGCACCTGTGAGCCGTCGCTACTTAAAAATACTCAAAGAGCGTTTTCAATTAAGTTGA
- a CDS encoding carbon starvation protein A, whose protein sequence is MLWFLFCIALLLGGYFFYGAFIEKVFGIKTERTTPAFSKTDGVDYVPMSKSKVYLVQLLNIAGVGPIFGPIMGALYGPAAMLWIVLGCIFAGAVHDYFSGMLSIRNGGASVPSITGKYLGNGAKHFMNIFALVLLLLVGVVFVSAPAGMITNLVNQQTDLAMPMLTMVAIIFGYYVIATIVPIDKIIGRFYPFFGALLVFMSVGLIVAMGFSSDHSLLGDYEMSMMFTNMNPNDLPLWPALFITIACGAISGFHATQSPLMARCLENESNGRFVFYGAMIGEGVIALIWCALALSFFGSVESLSAAVSAGGPGAVVYDTSIGLLGVFGGIVAFLGVVILPITSGDTAFRSSRLIMAEYFNMPQKSIRNRLFMALPLFVLGAILTQVDFGIIWRYFGFANQTTAVMMLWTASAYLLRHNKLHWVATVPAMFMTTVVITFILNSSSLGFGMGINIATTLGIIATLMITTYVIKISKGKHIEDEPVTEPIPLTEKSAEG, encoded by the coding sequence ATGTTGTGGTTTCTATTTTGTATTGCACTGTTACTCGGCGGTTACTTTTTTTATGGCGCTTTTATCGAAAAAGTGTTTGGCATAAAAACAGAAAGAACGACACCCGCGTTTAGTAAAACCGATGGCGTTGATTATGTACCAATGTCGAAAAGCAAGGTGTACTTAGTACAACTACTCAACATTGCTGGTGTTGGCCCGATTTTTGGTCCAATCATGGGGGCACTATACGGTCCTGCAGCCATGTTATGGATCGTACTGGGCTGTATTTTTGCCGGCGCTGTGCATGATTATTTCTCAGGCATGTTATCGATTCGCAATGGCGGGGCATCCGTGCCGAGCATTACCGGTAAATATTTAGGTAATGGTGCAAAGCACTTTATGAACATTTTTGCTTTGGTATTACTTCTTTTAGTTGGGGTGGTATTTGTTTCTGCACCAGCAGGCATGATCACCAATTTAGTGAATCAACAAACTGATTTAGCAATGCCAATGTTAACCATGGTGGCGATTATCTTTGGTTATTATGTTATCGCAACGATTGTGCCTATCGATAAAATTATTGGTCGCTTTTATCCTTTTTTTGGGGCGCTGTTAGTGTTTATGTCTGTAGGGTTAATTGTTGCGATGGGCTTTTCAAGTGATCACTCTTTATTAGGTGATTATGAGATGAGCATGATGTTTACTAACATGAACCCTAATGATCTTCCACTTTGGCCTGCATTATTTATTACTATCGCCTGTGGTGCTATTTCTGGTTTCCATGCGACACAATCGCCACTCATGGCTCGTTGTTTAGAAAATGAAAGTAATGGTCGTTTTGTTTTTTACGGTGCGATGATTGGTGAAGGTGTGATTGCCCTTATTTGGTGCGCACTTGCACTTTCATTCTTTGGCAGTGTTGAATCGTTATCTGCCGCTGTTAGCGCGGGTGGTCCGGGCGCTGTTGTATACGATACCTCAATTGGTTTATTAGGTGTATTTGGCGGTATTGTTGCTTTTTTAGGTGTGGTTATTCTACCAATTACCTCTGGTGATACTGCGTTCCGTTCAAGTCGTTTGATCATGGCTGAATACTTTAATATGCCTCAAAAGTCGATTCGTAATCGTTTATTCATGGCATTACCCCTGTTTGTTTTGGGGGCGATTTTAACGCAGGTAGATTTTGGTATTATTTGGCGCTACTTTGGTTTTGCAAATCAAACGACTGCAGTAATGATGTTATGGACCGCTTCAGCTTACCTATTACGCCATAATAAATTGCACTGGGTTGCGACTGTACCTGCCATGTTTATGACCACGGTGGTGATCACCTTTATTCTAAATAGCAGCTCATTAGGATTTGGAATGGGGATTAATATTGCAACTACATTAGGTATCATTGCGACACTGATGATCACAACTTACGTGATTAAAATTTCTAAAGGTAAGCACATTGAAGATGAACCTGTGACTGAGCCTATACCTTTGACTGAAAAATCTGCAGAGGGTTAA
- a CDS encoding putative metalloprotease CJM1_0395 family protein — protein MNISSAQQLATQIHTPLNVGGESATKTSVSTGIERNTSINADISSDSISSDNISSDNISSDNISTTPTVTSDVNPTYERPQIPALNDEAKQQDSQPSEDDEEGNAPVSDTDISDPQAKQKGEIYTEAELKLIDSLQQRDTEVIAHERAHAAVGGQHTGTPSYSYKTGPDGVKYAVSGEVSIDTSPVPGDPQATLQKAQQIKAAALAPAEPSAQDRKVAAKAMQMASEARSEIVANNQGDEDKSRSTASYSNGNIPERFSEQQHLSINNNDIDELKMNKRNFHINDVYQSSSQVNADSRLNILV, from the coding sequence ATGAACATTTCGTCGGCTCAACAACTTGCGACACAGATACATACTCCACTAAATGTTGGTGGAGAAAGCGCAACTAAAACTTCAGTTTCCACCGGCATTGAGCGTAATACTTCAATCAATGCTGACATTTCATCTGATAGCATTTCATCGGATAACATATCATCGGATAACATATCATCGGATAACATATCAACAACTCCTACTGTTACATCAGATGTTAATCCGACCTATGAACGTCCTCAAATCCCAGCTTTAAATGACGAAGCAAAACAACAGGATAGTCAACCCTCTGAAGATGATGAAGAGGGTAATGCGCCTGTCAGCGATACTGATATATCGGACCCTCAAGCCAAACAAAAAGGTGAAATTTATACCGAGGCTGAGCTAAAGCTAATCGATTCACTGCAACAGCGAGATACAGAGGTGATTGCCCATGAACGGGCGCATGCTGCTGTAGGCGGGCAACACACTGGAACACCCAGTTATAGTTATAAAACTGGGCCTGATGGGGTTAAATATGCAGTATCAGGGGAAGTTTCTATCGATACCTCACCTGTTCCGGGCGATCCGCAGGCAACCTTGCAAAAAGCGCAACAGATTAAAGCTGCTGCACTTGCTCCGGCTGAGCCTTCTGCCCAGGATAGAAAGGTCGCTGCCAAAGCGATGCAAATGGCCAGCGAAGCTCGTAGTGAAATAGTTGCGAATAATCAGGGCGATGAAGATAAAAGCCGAAGCACTGCTTCCTATTCTAACGGCAATATTCCAGAGCGCTTTAGCGAACAGCAACACTTATCTATCAATAACAATGATATTGATGAGCTAAAGATGAACAAACGTAACTTTCATATCAACGATGTTTACCAAAGTAGCTCGCAGGTAAACGCTGACTCTCGTTTAAATATACTTGTCTGA